In the genome of Cellvibrio sp. KY-YJ-3, one region contains:
- the cheY gene encoding chemotaxis response regulator CheY, with protein MDKNMKILIVDDFSTMRRIIKNLLRDLGFSNTHEADDGVTALPMLKNGDFQFLVTDWNMPGMTGIDLLKAVRADEKLRTLPVLMVTAEAKRDQIIEAAQAGVNGYVVKPFTAQALKEKIEKIFDRVG; from the coding sequence TTGGATAAGAACATGAAAATCCTGATTGTTGATGACTTTTCAACAATGCGGCGGATCATCAAAAACTTGCTGCGGGATTTGGGGTTTTCCAATACCCACGAAGCAGACGATGGCGTAACGGCATTGCCGATGCTCAAAAATGGCGATTTCCAGTTCCTGGTCACTGACTGGAATATGCCGGGCATGACCGGTATCGATCTGCTCAAAGCGGTACGTGCAGACGAAAAGTTGCGCACCTTGCCAGTATTAATGGTGACCGCAGAAGCTAAGCGCGATCAGATTATTGAGGCGGCTCAAGCTGGCGTAAACGGCTATGTCGTTAAGCCATTTACAGCGCAGGCGCTGAAGGAAAAAATTGAAAAGATCTTTGATCGGGTCGGTTAA
- a CDS encoding protein phosphatase CheZ → MASETQTSFNSEFVVELRECAKLLAEKLQGNEIEEASLLIQTITQSRDRHIFQSVGRLTRGLHNAIVNFNVDADLTKEPPKIAKSDIHDASNRLNYVIELTQKAAEKTMDVVDEAAPIAMNLGQEANSLRSEWARLKRREMNADEFRQLYERMDIFLGQMVTGTEQLSKNLQDIVLEQGFQDLTGQVLKRVIGLINDVEKDLVSLVRIAGQVEEIAGLADDREVVAHDMEIMHKRKTEAEGPQINKERADVVSGQDDVDDLLSSLGF, encoded by the coding sequence ATGGCATCTGAAACCCAAACATCGTTCAACAGTGAGTTTGTTGTCGAATTGAGAGAGTGCGCCAAATTGCTTGCGGAAAAACTGCAGGGCAATGAGATTGAAGAAGCATCGCTCTTGATACAAACCATTACCCAATCGCGTGATCGCCATATTTTTCAATCGGTAGGGCGCCTGACACGCGGTTTGCACAATGCAATTGTCAATTTCAATGTGGATGCCGACCTAACCAAAGAGCCGCCCAAGATTGCCAAGTCTGATATTCATGATGCGTCCAATCGGCTCAATTATGTGATTGAACTAACGCAAAAAGCGGCCGAAAAAACCATGGACGTTGTCGATGAGGCTGCGCCTATCGCCATGAATTTGGGGCAAGAGGCAAATAGTTTACGCAGTGAATGGGCGCGGTTAAAACGCCGTGAAATGAATGCCGATGAATTTCGCCAGTTGTACGAGCGCATGGATATTTTCCTCGGGCAAATGGTCACCGGTACTGAACAACTCAGTAAGAATTTGCAAGATATTGTGTTGGAGCAAGGCTTTCAGGATCTAACCGGTCAAGTATTAAAACGTGTTATCGGTTTGATCAATGATGTTGAAAAAGACCTTGTCAGCTTGGTGCGCATTGCTGGGCAGGTCGAAGAAATTGCCGGGCTTGCAGATGATCGCGAAGTTGTCGCACACGATATGGAAATTATGCACAAGCGTAAAACTGAAGCCGAAGGGCCACAAATTAACAAAGAGCGCGCAGATGTAGTATCCGGGCAAGATGACGTTGATGATTTGTTATCAAGTCTTGGTTTCTAA
- a CDS encoding chemotaxis protein CheA gives MSFGDDEDILQDFLVEAGEILERLSQQLVDLEQRPEDKDLLNAIFRGFHTVKGGAGFLALTPMVECCHLTENLFDILRNGKRAVTSELMDVVLEALDMVNQQFELVSQREELPPVDPALIASLERLVSCEDLNESAVAVPVETAVANPETTAVASGDITDAEFEQLLDAIAGVPAATVASAPLAEPVATVSGGGDDISEDEFEALLDQLHGRGKGPGVQAAAPTPAPAPVASTAVGGGDEISEDEFEALLDQLHGKGKGPGVVVDAPAPAAAVAPEPAKSSGDLISDDEFDALLDQLHGKGKGPGTGASTAATPAPVATKPAPAPEVKPEAAKPVSPAPAVKKVEPPKPAAATAPATPAADKEAPQVETTVRVDTQRLDDIMNMVGELVLVRNRLVRLGNGSTNEALVKAVANLDVVTADLQTSVMKTRMQPIKKVFGRFPRVVRDLARSLRKEINLELVGEETDLDKNLVEALADPLVHLVRNSVDHGIEFPDVREANGKSRIGQVVLSAEQEGDHILLSISDDGAGMDPVKLRRIAVEKGMFDEDTANRLSDTEAYNLIFAPGFSTKKEISDVSGRGVGMDVVKTKITQLNGTVEIKSELGKGTRFIIKVPLTLAIMPTLMFMLGQQTFAFPLVSVNEIFHMDLTKSHIVDGQDCVAIRDQAIPLFYMKDWLVKNAFGHRPDNAHVVIVTVGSRRVGFVVDQLIGQEEVVIKPLGKMLQGTPGMAGATITGDGTIALILDIPSLLRRYAKGSTSWGHS, from the coding sequence ATGAGTTTTGGTGATGACGAGGATATCCTCCAGGATTTTCTGGTAGAGGCGGGTGAAATTCTCGAACGCCTCAGCCAGCAATTGGTTGACCTGGAGCAGCGCCCTGAAGATAAAGATCTGCTCAATGCAATCTTTCGCGGGTTCCATACCGTAAAAGGGGGGGCCGGTTTTCTGGCGCTCACTCCTATGGTGGAATGCTGCCATCTCACCGAAAACCTGTTTGATATTTTGCGTAACGGCAAACGTGCGGTTACCTCTGAATTAATGGACGTAGTGCTTGAAGCACTCGACATGGTTAATCAGCAATTTGAATTGGTATCCCAGCGCGAAGAACTACCACCGGTGGACCCTGCGTTAATTGCCTCGCTTGAGCGATTGGTTTCTTGCGAAGACCTCAACGAAAGTGCAGTAGCAGTACCTGTGGAAACAGCGGTTGCTAACCCGGAGACTACGGCAGTTGCCTCTGGGGACATTACGGACGCTGAATTTGAACAATTGCTGGATGCCATCGCCGGGGTTCCTGCCGCGACTGTGGCCTCTGCGCCTTTGGCTGAACCTGTCGCCACTGTATCCGGTGGTGGCGATGATATTTCTGAAGATGAATTTGAAGCGCTGCTCGATCAATTGCATGGCAGAGGCAAGGGGCCAGGTGTTCAGGCTGCTGCCCCGACACCAGCCCCGGCTCCTGTAGCATCCACAGCGGTCGGTGGTGGTGACGAAATCTCAGAAGACGAATTTGAAGCGCTGCTCGATCAACTGCATGGCAAAGGTAAAGGGCCGGGCGTTGTTGTCGATGCACCAGCACCAGCTGCTGCTGTTGCGCCCGAGCCTGCAAAAAGTTCGGGTGACTTGATCAGCGATGATGAGTTTGATGCACTACTGGATCAGCTGCACGGCAAGGGTAAAGGCCCTGGCACAGGAGCATCCACTGCGGCAACTCCCGCACCTGTCGCAACAAAACCAGCGCCTGCTCCTGAGGTTAAACCAGAGGCTGCTAAACCTGTTTCGCCAGCACCTGCAGTCAAGAAGGTAGAGCCGCCAAAACCAGCCGCAGCGACTGCTCCCGCTACGCCGGCAGCAGATAAAGAAGCGCCGCAAGTTGAAACTACCGTTCGTGTGGATACCCAGCGCCTTGATGACATTATGAATATGGTGGGTGAGCTGGTGTTGGTCCGCAATCGCTTGGTGCGGTTGGGTAACGGCTCTACCAATGAAGCCCTGGTAAAAGCAGTAGCAAATTTGGATGTAGTTACCGCCGATTTGCAGACCTCGGTCATGAAAACCCGCATGCAGCCAATCAAAAAAGTATTTGGCCGCTTTCCCCGTGTGGTGCGCGATTTGGCGCGTAGTTTGCGCAAAGAAATTAATTTGGAATTAGTCGGTGAAGAAACCGATCTGGACAAAAATCTGGTAGAGGCATTAGCCGATCCGCTGGTTCACTTGGTACGCAACTCGGTTGACCACGGCATTGAATTCCCTGATGTGCGCGAAGCGAATGGCAAGTCCCGCATTGGACAAGTTGTGCTTTCTGCAGAGCAGGAAGGCGATCATATTCTATTGTCGATTAGCGATGATGGTGCCGGCATGGACCCGGTTAAATTGCGTCGTATCGCGGTAGAAAAAGGGATGTTTGATGAAGATACCGCCAATCGTTTGTCTGACACTGAAGCCTACAATTTAATATTTGCACCAGGGTTTTCTACCAAAAAAGAAATTTCAGATGTGTCCGGTCGCGGTGTGGGAATGGATGTGGTGAAAACCAAAATCACCCAGCTTAACGGCACCGTCGAAATTAAATCCGAGTTGGGTAAAGGCACGCGCTTTATTATTAAAGTACCGCTGACGCTGGCGATTATGCCAACCCTCATGTTTATGCTCGGCCAACAAACTTTCGCTTTTCCGCTGGTGAGTGTGAATGAAATTTTCCACATGGATCTCACCAAGAGCCATATAGTGGATGGGCAGGATTGCGTCGCTATTCGTGATCAGGCAATTCCATTGTTTTATATGAAAGATTGGCTGGTTAAAAATGCGTTTGGTCATCGTCCTGACAACGCTCACGTGGTGATAGTTACCGTTGGTTCGCGCCGTGTTGGTTTCGTGGTGGATCAATTGATTGGTCAGGAAGAGGTGGTGATTAAACCTTTGGGCAAAATGTTGCAAGGTACCCCAGGCATGGCTGGGGCCACTATTACCGGCGACGGCACTATCGCGTTAATTTTGGATATTCCCAGCCTTTTGCGTCGCTACGCCAAGGGTTCCACCAGCTGGGGACACAGTTAA
- a CDS encoding chemotaxis response regulator protein-glutamate methylesterase codes for MPFRVLVVDDSNFFQHRLKDIINEHPELKVVGIASNGREAIDKAAELKPDIITMDFEMPVMDGVTAIKHIMSNRRVPILMFSSLTYEGAKITLDALAAGALDFIPKDFAEVSRNSEVLKKKLHERLITLAGSGNRSVPPPVATTASPAPVPASASSSSSFRPIAAPAPAARPVSPVQDEPARPSGSDNYRLKNKPKLLVIGASTGGPVALAEVLMALPANFPLPIVLVQHMPENFTKAFAERLNKQCHIRVREAVDGDQLQPGLALLAPGGKQLMLDKRNGGSVRVLPDDERVNYKPSLDITFGSAANNYADKVLGVVLTGMGSDGCNGARLLKDAGSSLWSQDEASCVIYGMPMAVARAGLTDKVLSLKDIGPRLVREVM; via the coding sequence ATGCCTTTCCGGGTATTAGTGGTTGATGATTCAAATTTCTTTCAGCATCGTTTGAAAGATATTATTAATGAGCACCCGGAATTAAAAGTTGTTGGTATCGCAAGCAATGGACGCGAGGCTATTGATAAAGCAGCTGAGTTAAAGCCTGACATTATCACTATGGATTTTGAAATGCCGGTGATGGATGGTGTGACTGCTATCAAGCACATCATGTCCAACCGTCGCGTCCCCATCTTGATGTTTTCATCGCTCACCTATGAAGGTGCCAAAATTACGCTGGATGCCTTGGCAGCCGGCGCACTCGATTTTATTCCCAAAGATTTTGCCGAGGTCTCGCGAAACTCCGAGGTGCTCAAGAAAAAATTACATGAGCGATTGATTACCCTCGCTGGCTCCGGCAATCGCTCAGTCCCACCGCCAGTTGCTACTACAGCGTCACCCGCGCCTGTGCCTGCGTCAGCGAGCAGTTCGTCATCTTTCAGACCCATTGCCGCACCGGCGCCTGCCGCTCGCCCTGTGTCGCCAGTCCAAGATGAGCCGGCAAGGCCATCTGGATCTGATAATTACCGTCTCAAAAATAAACCCAAACTTTTGGTCATTGGCGCGTCCACCGGCGGGCCAGTTGCTCTGGCCGAAGTGTTAATGGCGTTGCCCGCCAATTTTCCTTTGCCTATTGTGCTGGTGCAGCATATGCCGGAAAACTTCACTAAAGCATTTGCCGAGCGGCTCAACAAACAGTGCCACATCCGCGTGCGTGAGGCGGTGGATGGCGATCAACTGCAACCCGGTTTGGCGTTACTTGCACCGGGCGGAAAACAATTAATGCTCGACAAGCGCAACGGTGGTTCGGTGCGGGTATTGCCGGATGATGAGCGCGTCAATTACAAACCTTCGTTGGATATCACTTTTGGTTCTGCTGCCAATAACTATGCCGATAAAGTACTGGGCGTGGTATTAACCGGTATGGGGTCGGATGGTTGTAATGGTGCGCGTTTATTAAAGGATGCAGGCTCGTCACTTTGGTCACAAGATGAAGCGAGTTGTGTAATTTATGGTATGCCAATGGCGGTTGCACGCGCCGGGTTAACCGATAAAGTGCTAAGCCTGAAGGATATTGGGCCGCGTTTGGTGAGAGAGGTTATGTAA
- a CDS encoding flagellar motor protein, translating into MDLLSIIGVIIAFAAIIGGNFLEGGGIGTLLNGPAAFIVLGGTLGAAMLQTSKINLRRALRIVVWVFKPPYVPFKQGIANIVRWAAAARKDGLLGLEEISEREKDKFAKKGLQLLVDGNEPEVIRRILETDLIVNEQRDFDAIKFYESMGGYAPTIGIIGAVMGLIHVMNNLADPATLGPGIAIAFVATIYGVALANLVFIPISNKLRMCVNENSQYRELIIEGIIAIADGENPRSIEMKLNGYLHPLN; encoded by the coding sequence ATGGATCTCCTGAGTATTATCGGCGTCATTATCGCGTTTGCGGCAATTATCGGCGGTAACTTTTTGGAAGGCGGTGGCATTGGCACTTTGTTGAATGGGCCTGCCGCATTTATTGTGCTTGGCGGTACCTTGGGTGCAGCCATGTTGCAAACGTCAAAAATAAATTTGCGCCGTGCCCTAAGAATTGTGGTGTGGGTTTTTAAACCACCCTATGTTCCCTTTAAACAAGGTATTGCCAATATTGTGCGCTGGGCCGCAGCGGCGCGCAAAGACGGCCTGCTTGGGCTGGAAGAAATTTCCGAGCGTGAAAAAGATAAATTTGCGAAAAAAGGCTTGCAGCTATTGGTTGATGGCAATGAGCCAGAAGTTATCCGCCGTATTTTGGAAACGGATTTAATCGTAAACGAACAGCGCGATTTTGATGCAATTAAATTTTACGAATCTATGGGCGGCTATGCACCGACAATCGGCATCATCGGCGCGGTAATGGGCTTGATTCATGTGATGAATAATCTGGCCGATCCTGCGACCTTGGGGCCTGGTATTGCGATTGCATTTGTGGCGACCATTTACGGCGTCGCCTTGGCAAATCTGGTATTTATTCCTATCTCTAATAAATTGCGTATGTGTGTGAATGAAAATTCCCAATATCGTGAATTGATTATTGAGGGCATTATTGCGATTGCCGATGGTGAGAATCCCCGCTCAATTGAAATGAAATTAAACGGCTATTTGCATCCGCTTAACTGA
- the motD gene encoding flagellar motor protein MotD has product MVRRRREDIHVNHERWLISYADFITLLFAFFVVMYSISQVNDSKYRVLSDTFIEAFHKPTDAQSNTEPADQSAPANDLISPINMDNSVRDAEQVDEQVPTIVDNSQGAANEVAEQPDTKIKTSDELTQISDLVSEKFAPLITEQLIQVSSNELWLQIELKDSILFSSGSADTSEQARKIFDEIAAILASYSNPVQVEGFTDNIPINSAKYPTNWELSTARASAIVKHLAANGVAPERLSAVGYGEYQPIAPNSSEQGRAQNRRVAIMIAKRKMDRPKVQVEPAATSSSASSLN; this is encoded by the coding sequence ATGGTTCGCCGCAGAAGAGAAGATATTCACGTAAATCACGAGCGCTGGCTGATTTCTTACGCTGATTTCATTACGCTGCTGTTTGCATTTTTTGTGGTTATGTATTCCATCTCCCAAGTAAATGACAGCAAGTATCGCGTCTTGTCCGACACTTTTATTGAAGCCTTCCATAAACCAACGGATGCCCAATCCAATACTGAGCCAGCAGATCAGTCTGCGCCGGCAAATGATTTAATATCTCCCATCAATATGGATAACTCCGTGCGCGATGCGGAGCAGGTTGACGAGCAAGTGCCGACAATTGTGGATAACTCTCAAGGCGCCGCGAATGAAGTTGCTGAACAGCCTGATACTAAAATAAAAACCAGTGATGAATTAACGCAAATTTCTGATTTGGTATCTGAAAAATTTGCCCCCTTGATTACTGAGCAGCTTATTCAGGTGTCCAGCAATGAGTTGTGGTTGCAAATCGAATTAAAAGACAGCATTTTATTTTCGTCCGGCAGTGCGGATACCAGTGAACAGGCGCGCAAAATATTTGATGAAATTGCAGCGATCCTGGCGAGTTATTCTAACCCGGTGCAGGTTGAAGGCTTCACCGATAATATTCCTATTAATAGCGCCAAGTATCCCACCAACTGGGAGTTGTCTACCGCGCGGGCCAGCGCCATTGTTAAGCATTTGGCTGCAAATGGTGTTGCACCAGAGCGTTTGTCAGCGGTTGGTTATGGCGAGTATCAGCCCATTGCTCCCAATAGCTCTGAACAGGGTAGGGCGCAAAATCGCCGCGTTGCTATCATGATTGCCAAGCGCAAAATGGATCGTCCTAAAGTACAAGTCGAACCAGCAGCTACCTCGTCTAGCGCCTCTTCTCTAAATTAA
- a CDS encoding ParA family protein, whose translation MRVIAIANQKGGVGKTTTTVSLGGLIAATGKRVLLLDIDPHGSLSSYFRQDPDTQVLSSYTLFQERKSLTRESVNRLILPTDYPNVNLIPSTTALATLERQAIGQDGMGLVLSRALALIADDYDYVLIDTPPLLGVLMVNALAACQYLVIPVQTEFLALKGLERMVNTLSMMSRSRKKALDYTIVPVMFDRRTQASVTSLRTIRNTYPAQAWPGHVPVDTRFRDASKAGVPPHLFDPTSRGVEAYTALWHWLDKKIRADEAQAQSAPMAVINKAGVVS comes from the coding sequence GTGCGAGTTATAGCAATAGCGAACCAGAAAGGTGGTGTGGGCAAAACCACCACAACGGTATCCCTTGGTGGGCTTATTGCGGCCACTGGGAAGCGGGTGCTATTGCTGGATATAGATCCCCACGGCTCACTCTCTAGTTATTTCCGTCAGGATCCTGACACCCAGGTGCTAAGTAGCTATACCCTGTTTCAGGAGCGCAAAAGCTTAACCCGTGAATCGGTTAACCGTTTGATTCTGCCAACGGATTACCCCAACGTGAATTTGATCCCCTCGACCACCGCGCTGGCGACACTGGAGCGGCAGGCGATTGGTCAGGATGGCATGGGGCTGGTACTGAGCCGGGCACTTGCATTAATCGCTGATGATTACGATTACGTACTGATAGACACACCGCCCTTGCTGGGCGTGTTGATGGTGAATGCGCTTGCTGCTTGCCAATATTTGGTCATTCCGGTGCAAACCGAATTTCTTGCGCTCAAAGGCTTGGAGCGTATGGTGAATACACTGAGCATGATGTCACGCTCGCGCAAAAAAGCATTGGATTACACCATAGTGCCAGTAATGTTTGATCGCCGTACTCAGGCCTCGGTGACCAGTTTGCGCACTATTCGCAATACTTATCCCGCTCAGGCTTGGCCTGGGCATGTGCCGGTTGATACCCGTTTTCGGGATGCCAGCAAAGCCGGTGTCCCACCGCATTTGTTTGACCCAACAAGCCGTGGCGTGGAAGCTTACACTGCGCTTTGGCATTGGCTCGATAAAAAAATACGTGCCGATGAAGCGCAGGCTCAGTCAGCACCTATGGCAGTTATCAATAAGGCTGGTGTGGTGTCGTGA
- a CDS encoding chemotaxis protein CheW produces MSNRKTPEGDIESPDVSLGHYFDDLLGIGDAIDDAFAALESRPMSVAANSGLARVVSLPTKKHHPEKSKKVSANLHTKPRSLTKTDSKPAELASPELLQTPEQKRQLEKLLQSASAQLLIESPVVEVVAVDVAAEQVAQPKTRFVTDTDEIQEWDIGTPAEIVATPLVVSPVEVQSTDVEVVDAEAQSSQFKMEGLDWLENGRPQWAQSRFDVLLFKVAGLTLAVPLISLGQIQPLTDELTPLFGQADWFMGLQPTPAGKIRTVNTAKFVMPERYDESFLQTAKYVMSINGVPWGLAVDSVNQPITLQPDDVKWRGDRGKRPWLAGTVKDHMCALLDIPRIGQMLVDADKNFVPARA; encoded by the coding sequence GTGAGCAATCGCAAAACGCCTGAGGGCGATATAGAGTCACCTGATGTGAGTTTGGGTCATTACTTTGATGACCTGCTTGGCATTGGTGATGCTATTGATGACGCATTTGCTGCGCTTGAATCCCGACCCATGTCTGTTGCCGCCAATTCCGGCTTGGCGCGTGTCGTCAGCTTACCGACTAAAAAGCACCACCCTGAAAAGTCTAAAAAAGTATCGGCTAACCTGCATACCAAACCCCGTTCATTAACCAAAACCGATAGCAAGCCCGCTGAGCTTGCCAGCCCCGAATTGTTGCAAACGCCGGAGCAAAAACGACAGCTGGAGAAGTTGTTGCAGTCGGCCAGTGCGCAATTATTGATTGAATCCCCGGTAGTTGAGGTTGTAGCGGTTGATGTGGCCGCAGAGCAGGTTGCCCAGCCTAAAACCCGGTTTGTCACCGATACTGATGAAATTCAAGAGTGGGATATTGGTACTCCAGCAGAAATCGTTGCGACCCCGCTTGTGGTATCACCTGTCGAAGTTCAGTCGACTGATGTTGAGGTGGTTGACGCGGAAGCCCAGTCCAGTCAATTCAAAATGGAAGGTCTGGATTGGTTGGAAAATGGTCGTCCGCAATGGGCGCAATCGCGTTTTGATGTGCTGCTGTTCAAAGTGGCCGGATTAACCCTGGCAGTGCCCTTAATTTCCCTGGGGCAGATTCAACCGCTAACGGATGAACTCACTCCTTTGTTCGGTCAGGCAGATTGGTTTATGGGGTTGCAACCCACACCCGCAGGTAAGATTCGCACGGTGAATACCGCGAAGTTTGTGATGCCAGAGCGATACGATGAGTCCTTTTTACAGACGGCCAAATATGTGATGTCAATTAACGGTGTGCCTTGGGGGTTGGCGGTGGATTCAGTAAATCAGCCCATCACCTTGCAACCGGACGATGTAAAGTGGCGTGGTGACAGAGGCAAGCGGCCTTGGCTGGCCGGCACAGTCAAGGATCATATGTGCGCACTTCTGGATATCCCGCGTATTGGTCAAATGTTGGTTGATGCCGATAAGAATTTTGTTCCGGCTCGCGCCTGA
- a CDS encoding chemotaxis protein CheW, with protein MATDAAKNKSTDDPVLQWVTFRLDGETYGINVMQVQEVLRYSEIAPVPGAPSYVLGIINLRGNVVTVIDTRHRFNLSSGEITDNTRIVIIETDRHVIGILVDSVAEVVYLRQSEIEMAPNVGNEESAKFIQGVCHKNNELLILIDLNKLLTSEEWSELEDV; from the coding sequence ATGGCAACTGATGCAGCAAAAAATAAAAGCACTGATGATCCCGTATTGCAGTGGGTAACTTTTCGTCTGGACGGTGAAACCTACGGCATTAATGTAATGCAGGTACAGGAAGTGCTGCGCTATTCGGAGATCGCCCCGGTTCCCGGTGCACCTTCTTACGTACTGGGAATTATCAACCTGCGCGGCAATGTGGTAACAGTTATCGACACTCGTCATCGCTTTAATTTGTCCAGCGGCGAGATTACCGATAATACCCGTATAGTAATTATCGAGACCGACCGCCATGTAATTGGTATTTTGGTTGATAGCGTTGCCGAAGTGGTTTATTTGCGCCAATCGGAAATTGAAATGGCACCTAATGTTGGCAATGAAGAGAGCGCAAAGTTCATTCAGGGTGTGTGCCACAAAAACAACGAGCTATTGATTTTGATTGATTTGAATAAGCTGCTAACCAGTGA